From a region of the Helicoverpa armigera isolate CAAS_96S chromosome 14, ASM3070526v1, whole genome shotgun sequence genome:
- the LOC110380378 gene encoding homeobox protein Hox-D3, with product MPESTTSSQPSTPNPYNGTNGVVTSSDGRWNQVDSTNILQNTTPPEWNELPPHSVVSIPVTTNNVSSEYHVTSSVNNINVLSNQVVYNPPSYMNIPYQRNGTPNGYTTLNPSRGLNTQIVNGPNLLRTQNGQVIGGPVWQNQSALGRYISQSPGWTSNKPAGGVKKQKRIRTAFTSQQMMELEQEYSRTRYLDRARRIELAEILRLNERTIKIWFQNRRMKEKKDRAECLEDSEEASTTESSPEMGNIPLLIHEQYPGMKNEVYNQGNVYLESYPIVSTPVAMPANSLSTSMPVQNSVQTMYQTFMSEEECQGQYQHVHLQMQPYQPAYPEVQEMSPEVEPKVEADAPSAPSNIIEKSCDLSWIRPIQYEDEYY from the exons atgcccGAATCTACTACTTCTAGTCAGCCTTCGACGCCCAATCCTTATAATGGTACCAATGGGGTGGTCACTTCTAGTGACGGCCGTTGGAATCAAGTTGATAGCACTAATATCTTGCAGAATACAAcg CCCCCGGAGTGGAATGAATTACCACCCCACAGCGTAGTATCGATTCCAGTGACTACCAACAATGTGTCCAGTGAGTACCACGTCACCAGCAGCGTCAACAACATCAATGTACTCAGCAACCAAGTCGTCTACAACCCGCCTAGCTACATGAACATACCCTACCAAAGAAACGGAACACCTAACGGATACACCACCTTAAATCCTTCAAGAGGATTAAACACCCAGATTGTAAATGGACCTAATCTCCTCCGCACTCAAAACGGTCAGGTAATTGGAGGACCCGTTTGGCAGAATCAGTCGGCTCTTGGAAGATACATTTCTCAGTCACCAGGATGGACAAGCAACAAACCTGCAGGAGGAGTGAAGAAACAGAAACGCATCAGAACTGCGTTCACAAGCCAGCAAATGATGGAGCTAGAACAGGAATACTCAAGGACCCGCTATTTAGACCGCGCTCGGAGGATTGAGCTCGCTGAGATTCTGCGTCTAAACGAACGCACCATCAAAATATGGTTCCAGAATCGCCGCATGAAGGAAAAGAAGGACCGAGCTGAGTGTTTGGAAGATTCTGAAGAAGCCAGTACAACTGAATCCTCTCCTGAAATGGGTAATATTCCGTTGCTGATTCACGAGCAGTACCCAGGCATGAAGAACGAGGTATACAACCAGGgaaatgtttacttggagtcaTATCCTATTGTGTCTACTCCTGTAGCGATGCCAGCTAACAGCTTATCGACCTCGATGCCTGTTCAGAACTCGGTACAGACTATGTACCAGACTTTCATGTCGGAGGAGGAATGTCAGGGGCAGTACCAGCACGTGCATTTACAGATGCAGCCTTACCAACCTGCTTACCCTGAGGTACAGGAGATGTCACCAGAAGTGGAACCTAAAGTAGAAGCTGATGCACCGAGCGCTCCCAGTAACATCATTGAGAAAAGCTGCGACTTGTCATGGATCAGACCTATTCAGTACGAagatgaatattattaa